Part of the Pseudobdellovibrionaceae bacterium genome is shown below.
AATGGCTGCCAAACGGTTGGGCGTGCGAAGTATCTTGGTGGGTGCCGATGGTAGTACCAGCGTTTCCAAAGGTGAAACATTTCAGGATACTTTAGAAAACGTGGCCGCCATGTTGCCTGATTTAATGGTGGTTCGATACAGCGGTGAGCCTGAAATCACTGAGGTGATGCGCACTCTTCCCTTTCCGGTTATCAGTGGCGGCAGTGGTATCAACAGTCACCCCACCCAGGCCCTTGTGGATGCGTTTACCATTAAAGAGCATTTTGGAATGGTAGAGGGCCGAAAGGTTTTGATCGTGGGTGACGTGGTCCATAGCCGCGTGGCCAGCTCCAACTTGAGTTTATTGTCTCGGTTGGGTGCTGAAATTGCGATCACTGGCCCGGAGTCAATGATTCCCAGTGAAGGCGATTGGGCGGATGTGAAGAAATTTGAAACTCTGCGCGCCGGCCTTGAGTGGTGCGATGTGTGTATGTGTTTGCGAATTCAAAAAGAGCGGCATGCGGCCAATTTCGGCGTGTCTCACGATGATTACAAAACTAGCTTTTTACTAGATCGATCAGGTCTTGAAATTCTCGGTAATCGAGGAATAGTTATGCATCCAGGTCCAGTAGTGAGGGATGTGGACATCGCATCTGATGTCCTTAGTGATCCTCGCTCAAAGGTCCGCACTCAGGTGACAAACGGGGTGTTCATTCGAGCAGCATTATTGTCGGCAATTCTTGGTATAGAGGTTTAGGCCATGAGTGCCCGAGCTTTTTTGGTACTTGAAGGCGGCCAGATCTTTGAAGGCCGTTGGAAGGGTGGCAAAGAGCGGGCAGGAGAAGTGGTTTTTAACACAAGCCATAGCGGCTATGAAGAGATGGCCACCGACCCGTCTTATTATAATCAAATTTTGGTGACCACCGCTCCCATGCAGGGAAATTACGGAATCAGCGACGATGTTTGGGAGTCTCGAAAAATTTGGATCAATGGTTTTGTGGCACTTGAGATTCAATCTTCTGCTCGCAGTAGTGATTGGCTATCCCGCCTTGATGAAAACAACATTCCGGTCGTAACAGAATTAGATACGCGACGATTGGTATTGCATTTGCGCGACCACGGCACGGTGTGGGGTGCCCTAGTAAAAGCAAATACCTCGGATGAGGCACTGAGCCGGGCCCGCCAATTGATTAGCGAAGGCAAAGCTCACGATAAAGATTGGGCCTTTGCGGTTTCAAGAACCGCGATTGAAACCTTTCAAGGTGAAAATCCAGCGGGTCCGAAAGTGGCCGTTGTTGATTTTGGGTGCAAAGAAAACATTTTGCGAGAGTTAAAAAAACGATGCAGGGAGATTCGTATATACCCTGTGCGAAGTGATGCCAGCGATATTCTTCAGTGGCAACCTCATGGTGTTTTGCTTTCCAATGGGCCCGGTGATCCTCAAGACGTAAAGGTGGCCGTGGACACAGTGAGAACTCTGTTGGGTCAGCGCTTTGTATTTGGCATTTGCATGGGGCATCAGATTTTGTCTCTGGCATTGGGGGCCACGACGAAGCCACTTCAATTTGGCCATCGTGGTAGTAATCATCCCATTAAAGATTCGCTGTTAAAGCGTGTGTATATGACCAGCCAAAACCACGGGTATGTGGTCTGTCAAGAGTCACTGCCTGCAGATGTTGACGTTACTCATGTCAATTTAAATGATAATACTCTGGCCGGGATTGCATGCTGGCCAAAGAAATGTATGAGCGTGCAATTTCACCCTGAAAGCCATCCGGGCCCTCACGATTCCGAAGGACTATTTGACGAATTTATAAAGCGGATCCAATGAATTACGACGGTTTGATTGAACAATTTATGCAACACTTCACTTCAGAAGCCTATCGGGGCGAAGTGAAGTTGGGGCGAGCTGAGTTTCACAAGATGGCCGGGGTGTTCGATGAAGAGTCGCCTGATTTTGAAGAGAAAATGTCGCAATTTGTGGATTGGTATTTGTTCGCAAGGCCGCTGAGCGAAACCGGGCGCACTCCGGTTGAAGAGGCCCACGCACAGCCGAAAAATCTCCCGTTTGCCGTCGATTCGGCTGTTTTACAAAAGCTAGTTGATAACAGGCCCAGTCTATTTGAGTTCATCAAACTCAAGGGTTCAGATTTATCGATCAAAGACATGTTCTCAGGGTATAAATATACTGTAAAAGACTCTCCCTTGGTTGTGGGCTTAGAAAAAAACGTGGTGTTCTCTGCTCGCCTGATACCCATAGAAGACGGCGTGGTCTTTTCTGGTGCATTTTGTTTTCATCCCATTCAAGCCAACAAGTTCATTCGCGCTGAAGTGAAGGCTGTGCAAAAACTTCCTCTTGAGCAGCAGAAAACAGCGCGCGAGAAGCTGTTGGCGAAACTGTTTTCCATGCGGCATAAATTCGATCAATATAGGCATGTTGAGGTGAAGGATATTTACTCCAATGATTCACGAGTGAGGCTATAGCTGTGGGTATGATTAAAGGTCTCAACAAAGTGGTGATTCTCGGTAGCGGACCTATTGTGATAGGTCAGGCCTGTGAATTTGACTATTCGGGTACGCAGGCCTGTAAAGCTCTCATGCAGCAGGGGCTTGAAGTCATCTTGATAAATTCGAATCCGGCAACAATCATGACAGATGCCGAAATTGCCACACGGGTTTATATCGAGCCTTTAAAAAAAGAATTTGTCGCTCGTGTACTAGAAGAAGAAAAACCTGATGCCCTAATTCCTACTTTGGGTGGGCAAACAGCGCTAAACCTGGCTCTCGAATTGAACGCAGATGGCGTGTTGGATCGACTCGGAATAAAAATGCTCGGCGCGCGCCCAGAGGTGATTCAGGCGGCCGAGGATCGTGAAAAGTTTTGCAAGATTCTTGATAGTGTTGGGGCGAAGTATCCAAAAAGCTTCATGGTAAAAAGTTTTGAACAGGGGATGGAAGTAGCCGATAAATTGGGTGCTCCGTTGATCCTGCGCCCTAATTACACTTTGGGCGGCGGCGGTGGTGGCATCGCCTTCTCCCTAGAAGAGTATAAAACCAAATTGGCCGCGGCTCTCCATGAAAGTCCCACTTCGGAAGTTCTCGTTGAAGCAAGTATCCTGGGTTGGAAAGAGTTTGAGCTAGAAGTGATGCGCGATGCCGCCGGCACTTTTGTGATCATTTGTTCCATCGAAAACTTTGATCCATGCGGAGTGCACACTGGCGACAGTATAACGGTTGCCCCTCAACAAACCCTTTCTGATCGTGAATATCAAGCTATGCGCGATGAAGCCCAAAAGATCGTAAATGCTGTGGGTGTTGAGACCGGTGGAGCCAATATTCAGTTTGCGGTAAACCCGGCCACAGGTGAGCGAGTGGTCATAGAAATGAATCCACGGGTGAGTCGCTCATCAGCTCTAGCTAGTAAGGCCACGGGTTTTCCCATTGCTAAAATTGCAGCGTTATTGGCCGTAGGCTATCACCTAGATGAGATAGCCAATGATATCACTAAGGTCACTCCCTCTTGCTATGAGCCAGCTCTAGATTATGTCGTGACCAAAATTCCGCGATTTGCCTTTGAGAAATTTCCAGGATCAAAAGACAGTCTCACCACGCAGATGAAGAGTGTGGGTGAAGTTATGGGGATTGGCCGCACATTTAAAGAATCATTGCAAAAGGCCGTTTGTTCATTGGAGGCCGATGATCGAGGTCTCTATCCTGTAGAATTTTGCGAAGAAAAGGTGACATATCCTAACAGTCAAAGAATCTACCACATTGCTCAAGCTCTGCGTGAGGGCTACACGGTGGAGCAGGTGCATGGGTGGACGCAGATCAACCCATGGTTTTTAGAGCAGATTCAAAATATCATAGATTTTGAATCAGAAATTCAGTCGGCGGGTTCATCCATTGACCGTCAACTTCTGCTTCGGGCCAAGCGGTTTGGCTTTTCAGATGCGTCGATTGGCTATTTACTTAAAAAAACCCGAAGGGGTGTGCGTGAACTACGACGCAAGCATGATGTTCGGCCGGCTTACCTGAGAGTGGATACCTGCGCGGGTGAGTTTGAATCGAGTACACCTTACTTTTACTCTACATATTGGAGTGATCCGCTCAATGAGAACCTGTGTGACCCCTCTAGGCTTGTGACCCTTTTGGGCAGTGGGCCTAACCGTATCGGTCAAGGCATTGAATTTGATTACAGCTGTGTGCGATCTGTGCGCCAGTTGCAGGCGGATGGTTACCAGGTGGCCATGATCAATTCGAACCCAGAGACCGTATCAACGGACTATGACACGTCTGACTTTTTGTTTTTTGAGCCACTCACAGACGAATGTGTTGGCGAAGTGATGGATTTTCTCAAACCGTTTGGTTTTATTTGTCAGGTGGGTGGGCAAACCCCCATTCATCTGGCTGCGGGCCTCACCGAGTCAGGGCACAACCTATTGGGTTCAACTTTGGATACCATAGATCTTGCCGAAGATCGGGGAAGATTTGCTGAAATTTGCCGTGAGCTTAATTTTGAAGTTCCAGAGTCCACTATGGCGTCAAATGTTGAAGATGCCATCACATTTGTAAGACAAGCCGGTATGCCTATTATTTGTCGCCCCAGTTATGTTTTAGGCGGGAGTCGCATGGAGATTGTCGAGTCAGAGGACGAGTTGCGATCTTATTTTAAGCGGCATGCCGCCTATATTTCTGAGACTCGCCCCTGTTTACTCGATCAGTTTTTAGAACGAGCCCTTGAAGTGGATGTTGATCTTGTGCGCGGGAAAGACTGGTTAGTTATTGGCGGTGTTCTTGAGCACATTGAAGCTGCTGGTGTACATAGTGGTGATAGTATTGCCGTGGTGCCACCGCAGCGATTAAAGCCAGAGACCCGCGACAAAATAGAAGACTTAAGTCGGCAACTGGCAAATCGCCTTGGCATTCTTGGGTTTTTGAATTTGCAGTTAGCAGTTAAAGATGATCGCGTTTACATGCTTGAGGCTAATCCGAGAAGCTCAAGGAGTGTGCCGTTTTTGGTTAAGGCCACGGGTGTGCCCCTTGTGGATTTAGGGGTCAAAGCCATGTTGGGCGCGCCGGCTAGCGAATTGGCGTTGTCTGAACTGGATTGGAAAGCCTTAGATAAAGTTTGTGTTAAGGGCGTGGTATTTCCCTTTAAGAAGTTTGCCGAAGCTGATTCCATTTTGGGGCCCGAGATGAAGTCCACGGGCGAGAGCATGGGGCGGGGAGCGGATTACTCAGAAGCCCTGCTTAAGGCCCTATTTTCAAGTCGCGTGAGTCTGCCACTATCTGGCGAGGTGTTTCTCTCATTAAGAGATAAAGACAAAACTGATTTGTTACCTGTGGCGCAAGAATTGGTGAGCATGGGATATACATTATCGGCAACAGGTGGTACTGCGAAATTTCTTATCGATTCGGATTTGCCGGTGACAACAGTTAAAAAAGTACATGAGGGCCGCCCCCATTGTGTGGATCGCATTCGATCGGGCCATGTAGCGTTGGTCATTAACACCACCTCGGGTCGTCAGGCCGTAGAGGCCAGTTTTGGAATTCGTCGAAGCTGTACGGATTATTCCATTCCCTGTATTACCGAAAGTGATGCCGCCCACGCTTTCTTGTTGGCTCTGAAAAAACACCGGGCGGGTGACTTTTCGGTATCACCCATTCAGCGACCGAAGCCTTTGACCCACTAATTTTTCTATGCTGCAATGTTTGCAGCTATGGCCATTTTAGAAGTTAAAGATTTACATAAAAGTTATAAAAAAGGCTTTATCCCAAAAACACAAAAAGTGTTAAAGGGCCTTAATTTTAAAATTGAGGCCGGAACCATTACTGGTTTTTTGGGAGGAAATGGCGCCGGCAAGACCACAACTATGAAGTGTATGTTGGGCTTGGCTTTTCCTGACTCTGGTGAAATCACTTATTTCGGAGGCCAGCCGCTGTCGGGAAAGGTAAAAAGTCGAATTGGCTTTTTGCCGGAGCATCCGTATTTTTATGATTATCTCACCGGAATTGAGTTTTTAGAGTTTTACGGGCAACTCACTTTAAGTTGGAGTCGTAAAAAGCTGCGGTCCCGCATCGATCAATTGTTGGCGAAAGTGGATCTGGTGCATGCCGGAGATAAAAAGCTTCGAGATTATTCAAAGGGAATGTTGCAGAAGGTGGGCATGGCGCAAGCTCTTATTCATGAGCCAGAGTTTATTATTCTCGATGAACCCATGGCGGGACTCGATCCTGATGGCCGGGGTTATATTAGTGATATCATCAATGAAACAGCAAGCTCTGGAACGGCGATTTTCTTCAGCAGCCATTTGCTGCACGATGCAGAACGCCTTTGCCAGGATTTAATTATCATACGAGATGGTTTGGTGCGGTTTTCTGGAAAGACTGAAAAATTACTCGACCGAATGGGCCAGGCCTCCATCGTGACCTTCTTAGAGAAAGACCTAAAGCATTCTTGTCGAGTGAAAGACTTGGCTGAGCTACAAAACAAGCTCGATGAACTTCGAAAAATGAATGCGACTGTTCTCGATATTCGACAAGATCGTAATTTAGAGCAGGCCTTCACTCTTGTGGGATTGCGGGGTGAAGAGTTATGAGAGTGGTTTGGATTATTGCACTTAATACTTTTCGAGAGATCATTAGAGATCGAATTTTATATGGCTTGGTGGTTTTTGCACTGCTATTGATCGGCTTAAGTTTAGCGTTGGGACAGCTCAGTTTTGCTGAGCAAATTCGAATCTCAGCCAATTTTGGCTTTACAGGTATCCACCTCAGCGCCGTGATGCTTTCGATTTTTGCAGGTGGCTCGCTGGTTGCCAAAGAGATTGATAAAAAGACAATTTTGACTCTATTGGCAAGACCCATCAGTCGGTTTCAATTTATGCTGGGTAAGAGTTTGGGGTTAACCTTAGTGGTGGTTTCGGTGGTGACGGGCCTAGCTCTCGTGTTGGCATTTATTCTAATGAACATGGGCTTTAAGTTAAATGAAGGTTTTTTTCTGGGTTTATTTGGGATTATTCTCGAAGCCATTGTTTTGTTGGGTATGGCACTGTTTTTTAGCACGTTTTCTCGTCCAATTATGGTGGCCTCATTTGTTTTAGGAATGTTTTTGATTGGGCATTGGTTAAATAGCCTAGAGTATTTTTCGAATAAAAGTGAGTCAGGGGTATTTAAGGGCGTTGGAAGCGCCATTGTCGCTGTATTTCCCAATCTAGAGACCTTCAATTGGCGCTCCCTTGCTGTTTATGGAGAAACTCTCGAGTGGTCTGTGGTTGGTACGGCCGTCGTATACGCCTTTGTCTGGTACAACCTGTTACTGTTGGCAGCGGCACTCGTGATAAGGAAAAAAGATTTTGGTTGATCTATTTTTAGACCATATGGGTGTGGCGACTTTTGTGGTGTTTCTATTTGGAGCCATTTGGGGCAGTTTTGCGAATGTGGTCATCTACAGATTACCCCACGAAAAAAGTGTAGTGAAGCCCAGAAGCCGTTGCCCCAAATGTGAGGCGGCCATCAAGTGGTATGACAATGTGCCCATTTTGTCCTGGCTATTTTTGCGAGGTCGTTGTCGATCCTGTAAGGCGAAGATTTCCTGGCGCTACCCATTGGTGGAATTTTTGATGGGAAGTGTTTTTGCAATTGTCTTTTACCAGTTTGGATTTTCTTGGTTAACCCTTGAGTATCTCGTGTTTGCCTTTGGTTTGATCGTTGTCAGTTTTATTGATTTTGACCATATGATCTTGCCCGATGTTTTTACTCTATCCGGTGTAGTATTGGGTCTACTGGGAGCCGCACTCAACCCTGAGCGGGAATTTATGTCGGCATTATGGGGCGTGCTCATGGGGGGCGGGTCTTTGTACCTCGTGGCCTATATTTATTTTGCCCTTCGAAAAGAAGAGGGCATGGGCGGTGGCGACATAAAGCTTTTGGCATGGATCGGCGCCCTATTGGGTTGGAAGTCCATCCCCTTTGTGATCCTAGCCTCAAGTCTAGTTGGAAGTGTGGTGGGAATTCTAATTATGATCCGCAGCCGAGAGGGGATGAAGGCGGCAATTCCCTTCGGGCCATACCTTGCGCTAGGGGCCCTTATTTATATGATCGGTGGTTCTCAACTGATCGACTGGTACTTTCGTCTACACATACCTTCGTTGGGACAATAACCCCTAAAGGCCGGTTGTTTGACATTTAAAGTCGACTTCGGTCTAATTTAGATTGGGTATCTTTTAGGCAAACGGCGAGTAAAAAACATCAGTGATGGGGCCTAGTTAACCATGTTTTTTGGCAAGAAAAAGATTATTGGGTTGGACATTGGTACTAGCACCATAAAGCTGGCGGAGCTTGACGTCTCTAAACGGTCGGCCACATTGGTGTCCTTCGGTATGTTAGAAACACCTCCTAACTCCGTCTCAGGCGGAGAAGTCATCGACAGTGGTGCCATAGGTGCCACCATTGGCCAGCTAGTTGAGGATGTGAATTCCAAACGAAAATTGGCAGCCACTTCGCTTTGGGGAACCAGCGTTATTGTTAAGAGAATCAGTATCCCGCGTATGGAAGAAAGCTTAATCGCTGAACAGATTCGCTGGGAGGCCGAGCAGTATATACCCTATGATGTAAACGAAGTGAACTTGGCCTTTCAAGTTCTAAAACAAGCCAACAAGTCGCCTGAAACGATGGACATTTTGTTGGTGGCCGCTGTTCAAGAAAAAGCTTTCAAAAGTGCAGAAACTATTGAGCTAGCGGGCCTTAAATGCGCGATTTTAGACGTGGCAGGTTTTGCTTTGGCCAATTGTTTTTTTCGAAGTTACGGGGACCGTGCCACTGGCAACGCCTTATTGTTGAATGTGGGTGCGACCACGACTAATTTTGTCGTTGTTTCAAAGGGTGAAGTGGTTTTTTGCCGAGACATTCCGGTAGGTGGATCCACCTACACCAGTGAGCTTCAAAAGGGTATGGGCATCAATAGTGAAGAAGCCGAGGTCATGAAGATGAGCGTGGCTTCTGGTCAGCCGGCCCCCGATGAGGCGGCAGCTATTATTCAGTCGGTGCATGATATAGTGGCTGACGAAATCTCTGGCAGTGTGGACTTTTTTGTTAACACATCGGATGCAGATCAAATCAAACAGTGTTTTGTCACTGGTGGTGGAAGCAAAATGCCAGGACTGCTGACTCGCCTTTCAAATATAATGAATTGCGAGAAGTTTGATCCCTTTTTGGGCATCAACTACAGTAAAAAAGTGTTCTCAGCCAGTTACATTGATCAAATCAGAGATTTCTCCGCTGTGGCCATCGGCCTCGGTTTGCGCGGGGTGGGTGATTCATGATCAAAGTCAATCTTCTTCGAAATCAAGGTGTAGAAGTTGCTGAGACTCAAACATTTGATATTGGATCTCTCGACAGCGGTTCTCAGTCGCAGAATGCGAAAAAAATTGGGGCCATGTTGGCGTTCGTTATTTTATTGATTGGGTTTGAACAGTTCACACTCAGTGAGCTTGAAGATGATTACAAAGCAGCAGTGGCTCTAAACCAACAAAAGGTCACTGAGTCTAGAAATAAACAGAAAAAAGCAGACGAGGCAGAAAAAGCACAAAAAGTGATTCGGGAGCTTGAAGATAAAATCCGTGTGATTAAGGTGCTTTCAAAAACTCGACTTCGCGAGATTAAGATGCTGGACATGTTGCAAAATATTGTGCCTGAACGCTTGTGGCTCACCCAAATTAAGTATCAAGAAGACACAATTAATCTCATGGGCTATGCCCTATCGGAAGACGAACTGACGGGTTTTCTTGAGGCTATGGAAGCGCGACGAGGAATGTTTAGAGATGTGATACCGTTAAAGTCAGCCGAAAAGACAGTGGGTCAGGGCAATGTGATAAGTTTCGAAATTAACGCAAAAGTGATGCCATTGGAATAAGTGAATATGGAAGAAAAGCTCAACCAGTTAACATTACAGCAGTCAGTTTTAATAGGTATAGGCCTGGCTGTACTATATTTCTTTGTGATGTTCGACGATGGGACGAGCAAAGAAAATCAGATTAAGAATATGAAGGATCAGGTGGCGGCCAAGGAACAAGAAATCGCCAAGTATGATAAGACTATTAAGGATGCTGAGCGTTTTAAGGTGGTGGCCGAAGAGTTAGGCGAAGAGATGAATAGAATTCTCAATTATATTCCCGCCGATTTAAGTGGCGTTGAGTTGATGAAAACAATGTCGAATGAGGCCCGAGTGGCAGGTGTTAATATCAACAATGTTCAGTCATCGGGCGGAGAAAAGACAGACTACAATTTTATAGAAGCCATAGGTGTCACTGTAGATCTGCGTGGATCATATGGCCAATTGTTGTCATTCATGTCGTACCTGACGAAAGTAGAAAAAATTGTCACGTTAAAAGAGTTCGAGATGCGTTCAACATCCGGCAAGAACAACGAAGATAATGAATTGACGTTTAAGGCAAAGTTTAAGGGATTTAAATATGTCGTTGAGGAAAACAAAAACGACAAAAAGAAATAGGCTTTAGGGATGAATCGAAAGTGGTCTGAAGTTTTAGCATTGTTATTTGTCGGTGTGGCCAGCACCATGATGGCTTTTGCTGTAACGTCGCCCTTTGTTCGCGTGGCGGAGTCCCAAGAAGCACAACTGCCCCCTCCTGTACCTCCACCCCCACCAGGCACAGAAGTTCCACCGGAGACAATGCCTGGTGATAATGCCGGGGCGGCCCCGGTACCTCCGCCAAGCCCTGCGGCCAATGAGTTGCCCTTTCTTGAGCCCTACAACTACAATCCCGAAGGTCGACGAGACCCCTTTGAGCCGTTCACCACAATTCAAGTCACGGTGGGAGTGGATGGGCCAGCGGCCGGACCGATGTTGCCCCTTCAGCAGTTTGATCTGGGACAGATAAAATTGATTGGAATCATGTGGGACGTTAAAGATCCAAAGGCCATGTTTTTGGATCCGAATAATGAAGTGCATACTTTACGAAAGAATGATCGTTTGGGCCGAAGCAACGGATATATAGCGGTGATTCGTGAAGGGGAAGTTGTCATTGTAGAAACAGCTCGCATTCGCGGCGAGTTGCTGTATACAACCCGAGTCGTGAAAATGGCTCGAAACTAATTGGTAGATGGGGTGTCAAGGATGGCGCAGAAACTTTATAAAATTATTTGGCTAGTTTTAATCTTAGGATTGTCCACGTCTTGTTCTTCGCCAAGTTCAAAAAGCGACGACGATGTTCTTGCGGCCCTTGAAGACGTCGAAAGTGGAGTTGAAAGCGAACCTGCTGAATTTGGATCTGACGAAGAGGTAGCATCCAATGAAGAGGGCATTGAGGATGAAATCATTGATAGCGAAGACTTTGGGGGCGACGAGGTCATGGACTCATCTGATGAGTCCGCTGATGACATAGCCGACAGTGAGCCTGCCGAAGAAGACTTCGGATCAGAAGAAGAAATGTCTGAAGAGCCGGAGCAAATGGCTGAAACTCAATCCATGGAAAATGAGATGGAAGAGCCTCTGGCCGATGAAATGGCTCAGGAAGAAGCGCCTTTTGAAGATGAGCCTGTTTTTGCCGAAGAACCAGGTGTAACGGCTGAGCCAATGATGGCTGGGGCCGCGGAAGCAGAGGTGACTGATATTGAATATCGCAGCAACGAACAAGGTGGAGCGATTGTCATCAAAACATCTGCAGCCACACCCTATACCACTCGCCTCAATCCTGAAACCAATCAGTTTGTGGTGGAAATTCAAAATGTGAATTTAGCAGATCGTTTTAAGCGCCCCTACATTATGAAAGACTTTGGGGCCGCGTTTAAAGCTATTAATGCCTATCAAAATCCAGGCACCACAACGGCCCGCGTGGTTATTCAAATGCAGGCATCCAATGAGCCTCTTGTCCAGCAAGAGGGCCACTCTATTATTGTTATTCCACAAGGTGAGATGAGCATGGCCCAAGCAGAGGCCGTGCCCCCCGCGGAAGACGCAGCCGCTGTTGCCGCCGGCCCATCTGCGGCCCCTGCCGAGGCTGACAGCTTTGAGGACGATCCCACATGGCGCTCCTCTTACGACACTCAAAAAGCGGAAGAACAAGCCAAAATACTCGGGGCGCGAACTCTTGATGAGTTTATGACAGAAAGTAACGAATTTTTTGGTCGGCGAATCTCAATTGAAACAAAAGATGCCGATATCCGCGATGTAATCGGGTTTATTGCAGAAGAAAGTGGTGTGAACCTGGTGATGTCAGATGATGTACAAGGTAAGATTTCGCTACGTCTTCGTCGAGTGCCTTGGGATCAGGCCTTGATCATCGTTATGCGGGCCAAAAACCTTGGGTATATCCGACAAGGTAACGTTCTTCGCATCTCTCAATTGGCGTCGCTTCAAAAGGAAGCGGCTGACGCTCAAGCGATCGTTCAATCGCAAAAGGGTCTCTCACCTCTAAAGGTGAAGGTGATCCCCATCAGCTATGCTCAGATCAAAGATTTAACCACTCAAATTAAAGAGTTTCTAACGCCAAACAGAGGGAAGGTCGTTGG
Proteins encoded:
- the carB gene encoding carbamoyl-phosphate synthase large subunit, with protein sequence MIKGLNKVVILGSGPIVIGQACEFDYSGTQACKALMQQGLEVILINSNPATIMTDAEIATRVYIEPLKKEFVARVLEEEKPDALIPTLGGQTALNLALELNADGVLDRLGIKMLGARPEVIQAAEDREKFCKILDSVGAKYPKSFMVKSFEQGMEVADKLGAPLILRPNYTLGGGGGGIAFSLEEYKTKLAAALHESPTSEVLVEASILGWKEFELEVMRDAAGTFVIICSIENFDPCGVHTGDSITVAPQQTLSDREYQAMRDEAQKIVNAVGVETGGANIQFAVNPATGERVVIEMNPRVSRSSALASKATGFPIAKIAALLAVGYHLDEIANDITKVTPSCYEPALDYVVTKIPRFAFEKFPGSKDSLTTQMKSVGEVMGIGRTFKESLQKAVCSLEADDRGLYPVEFCEEKVTYPNSQRIYHIAQALREGYTVEQVHGWTQINPWFLEQIQNIIDFESEIQSAGSSIDRQLLLRAKRFGFSDASIGYLLKKTRRGVRELRRKHDVRPAYLRVDTCAGEFESSTPYFYSTYWSDPLNENLCDPSRLVTLLGSGPNRIGQGIEFDYSCVRSVRQLQADGYQVAMINSNPETVSTDYDTSDFLFFEPLTDECVGEVMDFLKPFGFICQVGGQTPIHLAAGLTESGHNLLGSTLDTIDLAEDRGRFAEICRELNFEVPESTMASNVEDAITFVRQAGMPIICRPSYVLGGSRMEIVESEDELRSYFKRHAAYISETRPCLLDQFLERALEVDVDLVRGKDWLVIGGVLEHIEAAGVHSGDSIAVVPPQRLKPETRDKIEDLSRQLANRLGILGFLNLQLAVKDDRVYMLEANPRSSRSVPFLVKATGVPLVDLGVKAMLGAPASELALSELDWKALDKVCVKGVVFPFKKFAEADSILGPEMKSTGESMGRGADYSEALLKALFSSRVSLPLSGEVFLSLRDKDKTDLLPVAQELVSMGYTLSATGGTAKFLIDSDLPVTTVKKVHEGRPHCVDRIRSGHVALVINTTSGRQAVEASFGIRRSCTDYSIPCITESDAAHAFLLALKKHRAGDFSVSPIQRPKPLTH
- a CDS encoding aspartate carbamoyltransferase catalytic subunit — its product is MSIRGRSLIHIDDLELSQFQQLNSRAQYFKREFLENKTIDHLILGRNVRQEVMVQVYFEPSTRTRVSFEMAAKRLGVRSILVGADGSTSVSKGETFQDTLENVAAMLPDLMVVRYSGEPEITEVMRTLPFPVISGGSGINSHPTQALVDAFTIKEHFGMVEGRKVLIVGDVVHSRVASSNLSLLSRLGAEIAITGPESMIPSEGDWADVKKFETLRAGLEWCDVCMCLRIQKERHAANFGVSHDDYKTSFLLDRSGLEILGNRGIVMHPGPVVRDVDIASDVLSDPRSKVRTQVTNGVFIRAALLSAILGIEV
- a CDS encoding ABC transporter ATP-binding protein, with amino-acid sequence MFAAMAILEVKDLHKSYKKGFIPKTQKVLKGLNFKIEAGTITGFLGGNGAGKTTTMKCMLGLAFPDSGEITYFGGQPLSGKVKSRIGFLPEHPYFYDYLTGIEFLEFYGQLTLSWSRKKLRSRIDQLLAKVDLVHAGDKKLRDYSKGMLQKVGMAQALIHEPEFIILDEPMAGLDPDGRGYISDIINETASSGTAIFFSSHLLHDAERLCQDLIIIRDGLVRFSGKTEKLLDRMGQASIVTFLEKDLKHSCRVKDLAELQNKLDELRKMNATVLDIRQDRNLEQAFTLVGLRGEEL
- the carA gene encoding glutamine-hydrolyzing carbamoyl-phosphate synthase small subunit; this encodes MSARAFLVLEGGQIFEGRWKGGKERAGEVVFNTSHSGYEEMATDPSYYNQILVTTAPMQGNYGISDDVWESRKIWINGFVALEIQSSARSSDWLSRLDENNIPVVTELDTRRLVLHLRDHGTVWGALVKANTSDEALSRARQLISEGKAHDKDWAFAVSRTAIETFQGENPAGPKVAVVDFGCKENILRELKKRCREIRIYPVRSDASDILQWQPHGVLLSNGPGDPQDVKVAVDTVRTLLGQRFVFGICMGHQILSLALGATTKPLQFGHRGSNHPIKDSLLKRVYMTSQNHGYVVCQESLPADVDVTHVNLNDNTLAGIACWPKKCMSVQFHPESHPGPHDSEGLFDEFIKRIQ
- the pilM gene encoding type IV pilus assembly protein PilM encodes the protein MFFGKKKIIGLDIGTSTIKLAELDVSKRSATLVSFGMLETPPNSVSGGEVIDSGAIGATIGQLVEDVNSKRKLAATSLWGTSVIVKRISIPRMEESLIAEQIRWEAEQYIPYDVNEVNLAFQVLKQANKSPETMDILLVAAVQEKAFKSAETIELAGLKCAILDVAGFALANCFFRSYGDRATGNALLLNVGATTTNFVVVSKGEVVFCRDIPVGGSTYTSELQKGMGINSEEAEVMKMSVASGQPAPDEAAAIIQSVHDIVADEISGSVDFFVNTSDADQIKQCFVTGGGSKMPGLLTRLSNIMNCEKFDPFLGINYSKKVFSASYIDQIRDFSAVAIGLGLRGVGDS
- a CDS encoding ABC transporter permease, whose amino-acid sequence is MRVVWIIALNTFREIIRDRILYGLVVFALLLIGLSLALGQLSFAEQIRISANFGFTGIHLSAVMLSIFAGGSLVAKEIDKKTILTLLARPISRFQFMLGKSLGLTLVVVSVVTGLALVLAFILMNMGFKLNEGFFLGLFGIILEAIVLLGMALFFSTFSRPIMVASFVLGMFLIGHWLNSLEYFSNKSESGVFKGVGSAIVAVFPNLETFNWRSLAVYGETLEWSVVGTAVVYAFVWYNLLLLAAALVIRKKDFG
- a CDS encoding prepilin peptidase; translated protein: MGVATFVVFLFGAIWGSFANVVIYRLPHEKSVVKPRSRCPKCEAAIKWYDNVPILSWLFLRGRCRSCKAKISWRYPLVEFLMGSVFAIVFYQFGFSWLTLEYLVFAFGLIVVSFIDFDHMILPDVFTLSGVVLGLLGAALNPEREFMSALWGVLMGGGSLYLVAYIYFALRKEEGMGGGDIKLLAWIGALLGWKSIPFVILASSLVGSVVGILIMIRSREGMKAAIPFGPYLALGALIYMIGGSQLIDWYFRLHIPSLGQ